A single window of Desulfovibrio psychrotolerans DNA harbors:
- a CDS encoding aminopeptidase: MFDTLTLEKYAEVMLWGLYRGRREPFRKSDFVLVAYDHEGLPLAEELCAQLHDRGLIPVPRALATPRMEYDKLTKANNKRLTTLIPGERDLYNHLNGSISIIAPSSLTHLAGVDPEVVGMAQKARQPLRSIMSTRENMGSFGWTLCIYPTQALAAQAGLSAQEYARQVEKACYLDDGTPVRKWRLLGKRIDELRAWLNSFGNCTLRVESETADLLLKVGEQRVWAGLTGRNLPSFELYVSPDARTVEGFYHADLPSFRSGNIIRDVRLEFRSGNVVSVQAEYSQEFVTGQLNLDPGASRVGEFALVDRRFSPISLFMANTLYDENHGGKWGSMHIALGNAYANTFAGDAAAFSEETRRALGFNSSMLHWDLVNTDRKKVTAITAHGTRTTIYEDGEFTL, encoded by the coding sequence ATGTTCGACACCCTGACGCTGGAAAAATATGCCGAGGTCATGCTCTGGGGACTATACCGGGGACGGCGGGAGCCTTTCCGCAAAAGCGATTTCGTGCTGGTGGCCTATGACCATGAAGGGTTGCCGCTGGCGGAGGAACTATGCGCCCAGTTGCACGACCGGGGACTCATCCCCGTTCCCCGCGCGCTGGCGACCCCCAGAATGGAGTACGACAAGCTCACCAAGGCCAACAACAAGCGGCTAACCACGCTTATTCCCGGTGAGCGCGACCTCTATAACCACCTGAACGGCTCCATCTCCATCATCGCTCCGTCATCGCTGACACACCTTGCGGGGGTGGACCCGGAGGTTGTGGGTATGGCGCAAAAGGCGCGTCAGCCGCTGCGTTCCATCATGTCCACGCGGGAAAACATGGGCAGCTTCGGCTGGACCCTGTGCATATACCCCACGCAGGCTCTGGCGGCACAGGCGGGACTCTCCGCACAGGAATACGCGCGGCAGGTGGAAAAGGCCTGTTATCTGGATGACGGCACCCCGGTGCGGAAATGGCGGCTCCTCGGCAAACGCATTGACGAATTGCGGGCGTGGCTGAACAGCTTCGGTAACTGTACCCTGCGTGTGGAATCGGAAACAGCGGACCTGCTGCTCAAGGTGGGGGAACAACGTGTGTGGGCGGGCCTTACCGGGCGCAACCTGCCCAGCTTTGAACTCTACGTCTCGCCGGATGCAAGAACGGTGGAAGGATTCTACCACGCGGACCTGCCCTCCTTCCGCTCCGGAAACATCATCCGGGACGTGCGGCTGGAATTCCGTTCCGGCAACGTGGTCAGCGTGCAGGCCGAGTACAGTCAGGAATTTGTGACCGGACAGTTGAATCTGGACCCCGGGGCCTCACGCGTGGGTGAATTCGCTTTAGTGGACAGACGGTTTTCACCCATTTCCCTGTTCATGGCCAACACGCTGTATGATGAAAACCACGGCGGAAAATGGGGTTCCATGCACATTGCCCTGGGCAACGCCTATGCGAACACCTTTGCAGGCGATGCGGCTGCTTTCTCAGAAGAAACACGGCGCGCGCTTGGGTTCAACAGCTCCATGCTGCACTGGGACCTTGTAAACACGGACCGCAAAAAGGTAACGGCCATAACGGCCCACGGCACGCGCACCACCATATACGAAGACGGCGAGTTCACGCTGTAA
- a CDS encoding MBL fold metallo-hydrolase, with the protein MFIRCWGARGSIPVSGPEYKRYGGATTCVEIRTVEGAVLIVDAGTGIRRLGNLLLEEGRKQCTLLFTHAHWDHLMGFPFFKPIYRRDFSLDVYGCPLESGSMQHVLGGLMSPPYFPVPLAQICADVTWRQICMQGSPQRIGGLEVHAIALDHPNQGLGYKFVEQGRSFVFLTDNELRGGHPGGRSFDGYVDFCRGAELLMHDAEFTDAEYAHTRGWGHSTWRAALELALAAQVRQFGLFHHNQDRTDDALDDIVVQCRQVVASAGRDMHCFAVRQGGEMDLL; encoded by the coding sequence ATGTTCATACGGTGCTGGGGGGCGCGCGGCTCCATTCCCGTTTCAGGCCCTGAATACAAGCGGTACGGCGGGGCGACCACCTGCGTGGAAATACGCACGGTGGAGGGAGCTGTTCTCATTGTGGATGCGGGGACGGGCATACGGCGTCTCGGCAATCTTCTGCTTGAAGAAGGCAGAAAGCAGTGCACGCTGCTGTTCACCCACGCCCATTGGGATCATCTTATGGGTTTTCCTTTCTTCAAGCCTATCTACCGGCGCGACTTTTCTCTGGATGTCTACGGTTGCCCGCTGGAGAGTGGGTCCATGCAGCATGTGCTGGGCGGGCTAATGTCGCCGCCCTATTTTCCCGTGCCGCTGGCGCAGATATGCGCGGACGTGACATGGCGCCAGATATGTATGCAGGGATCGCCCCAGCGGATAGGCGGGCTGGAGGTGCATGCCATTGCACTGGACCATCCCAATCAGGGACTGGGATACAAGTTTGTGGAACAGGGGAGAAGCTTTGTTTTTCTGACCGACAATGAGCTGAGGGGCGGGCATCCCGGCGGCAGAAGCTTTGACGGGTACGTGGATTTTTGCCGGGGGGCGGAACTGCTGATGCATGATGCCGAATTTACGGATGCGGAATACGCACATACCCGGGGTTGGGGGCATTCCACATGGCGTGCGGCTCTGGAACTGGCGCTGGCGGCGCAGGTCAGGCAGTTCGGACTGTTCCATCACAATCAGGACCGCACCGACGATGCGCTTGACGATATTGTTGTGCAATGCAGGCAGGTTGTGGCATCGGCGGGACGCGATATGCACTGCTTTGCCGTGCGGCAGGGCGGTGAGATGGATTTGCTGTGA
- a CDS encoding PAS domain-containing sensor histidine kinase, producing the protein MRRLFINNRTRLWALSVCTGILLAAGGGLFWWSARVLEVHAPLVDAAMEVRLEAARAEIAFSRAMVEHPAEALDEARKFLDDSAWYVDAMRHGGSNEEGRFIPADIRGLSDVLDAVQGELENYRLALTCEWGNAIAGTGDDSGAHAAYLENCDRLPTAAGDILPLRTEFFDRLMLHADAAESLVQGSIAAQVRQMRLLRWGLVAYALVVGLGFTLLLQRELGAREEESRRLSERESQLSSVLQAVPVGIGLVRGRRVLQVNEPFLRMTGYTREEVEGQSTRMFYFSDEDFLNVGRSLYKTGGGMFATQMRRRDGTGIDVLLGASILKPSAVVDGQSLAGEAFSFAVLDISQAKAAERERELLGTLLADIMDSMPCALVGVNGQGVITLWNRAAERFAPGAATHGPSVAGKVLRNVIPELAFLNVGSMVNSGQQVPDIHRKIEWHSSPEIRHADVIMFPLHSGGESKAVVLIDDVTERTRLEEMLVQSEKMMSVGGLAAGVAHEINNPLGIILQSVQNVVRRFSTDIEANREVAERCNVDLAAVNSYMAERKIFDYLGAIRTAGTRAGDIVSSMLDFSRKSDTSFAPHHLGEMLDAVIELAANDYDLSLRYDFRKVDVVREYDPDVPAVRCNRLEIEQVFLNLVKNAAHAMLHVEFPRLVLRVTRDGGDAVVMVEDNGHGVEEHVRRRFFEPFFTTKPVGAGTGLGLSVSYFIIAQHHGGEMFVESAPGRGTRFTIRLPVYGVMPGGQPL; encoded by the coding sequence ATGCGACGTCTGTTCATAAATAATCGCACAAGGTTATGGGCTCTTTCCGTGTGCACGGGCATTTTGCTGGCGGCCGGGGGCGGATTGTTCTGGTGGTCGGCGCGCGTTTTGGAAGTGCATGCCCCGCTTGTGGATGCGGCCATGGAAGTGAGGCTGGAAGCGGCCCGGGCCGAGATAGCCTTCTCCCGCGCCATGGTGGAGCATCCTGCTGAGGCACTGGACGAAGCCCGGAAGTTTCTGGACGATTCCGCGTGGTACGTGGATGCCATGCGCCATGGGGGCAGCAACGAAGAGGGGCGGTTCATCCCTGCGGACATCCGTGGTCTGTCTGACGTGCTTGATGCCGTGCAGGGAGAGCTGGAAAACTACAGGCTGGCCCTTACATGCGAGTGGGGCAACGCCATAGCGGGGACCGGTGACGATTCCGGGGCACACGCGGCGTATCTGGAGAACTGCGACCGCCTGCCCACTGCGGCAGGAGACATTTTGCCGTTGCGGACGGAGTTTTTTGACAGGCTTATGCTTCATGCGGATGCGGCGGAATCGCTTGTGCAAGGGAGTATTGCCGCACAGGTACGGCAGATGAGGCTGCTGCGCTGGGGGCTTGTTGCGTATGCCCTTGTCGTGGGGCTGGGGTTTACGTTGTTGCTGCAGCGCGAACTGGGAGCGCGGGAGGAGGAAAGCCGCCGGTTATCTGAAAGGGAGTCGCAGCTTTCCAGCGTGTTGCAGGCGGTGCCCGTGGGGATAGGCCTTGTGCGCGGCCGGCGCGTGCTTCAGGTGAACGAGCCGTTTTTGCGCATGACGGGGTATACCCGTGAAGAAGTGGAGGGGCAATCCACGAGGATGTTCTACTTTTCGGACGAAGATTTTCTGAATGTGGGCAGGAGTCTTTATAAAACAGGCGGGGGGATGTTTGCCACGCAGATGCGCAGGCGGGACGGGACGGGCATAGACGTGCTGCTCGGAGCGTCGATACTGAAACCTTCTGCTGTGGTCGACGGGCAGTCGCTTGCGGGCGAGGCGTTTTCCTTTGCTGTGCTGGATATTTCGCAGGCAAAGGCTGCGGAGCGGGAGCGGGAGCTTTTGGGCACGCTGCTTGCGGACATAATGGATTCCATGCCCTGCGCGCTGGTGGGCGTGAACGGACAGGGGGTGATAACGCTGTGGAACAGAGCTGCCGAGCGGTTTGCGCCCGGAGCGGCAACGCATGGCCCGTCTGTGGCGGGAAAGGTGTTGCGGAATGTTATACCCGAACTGGCCTTTCTGAACGTGGGAAGCATGGTGAACTCCGGGCAGCAGGTGCCGGATATTCACCGCAAGATAGAGTGGCATTCCAGCCCGGAAATCCGCCATGCGGACGTGATCATGTTCCCCCTGCATTCCGGCGGCGAGAGCAAGGCGGTTGTGCTTATTGACGATGTGACCGAGCGGACGCGGCTTGAGGAAATGCTGGTGCAGTCCGAGAAGATGATGTCCGTGGGCGGGCTGGCGGCGGGAGTGGCGCACGAGATTAACAATCCGCTGGGGATTATTTTGCAGTCGGTTCAGAATGTGGTGCGCCGGTTCTCTACAGATATTGAAGCCAACCGCGAGGTGGCGGAGCGTTGTAATGTGGACCTTGCGGCAGTGAACAGCTACATGGCCGAGCGGAAGATATTTGATTATCTGGGAGCCATACGCACGGCGGGCACGCGGGCGGGCGATATTGTGAGCAGTATGCTGGACTTCAGCCGTAAGAGCGATACCAGCTTTGCGCCGCATCATCTGGGGGAGATGCTGGATGCGGTGATTGAGCTTGCCGCAAACGATTATGACCTTTCGCTGCGTTATGATTTCCGCAAGGTGGACGTTGTGCGCGAGTATGACCCGGATGTTCCGGCAGTGCGCTGCAACAGGCTGGAAATTGAACAGGTCTTTCTGAATCTGGTGAAGAACGCGGCGCACGCCATGCTGCATGTGGAGTTTCCGCGTCTTGTGCTGCGGGTCACGCGGGATGGGGGAGATGCGGTGGTGATGGTGGAGGATAACGGTCACGGTGTGGAGGAGCATGTGCGCAGGCGGTTTTTTGAACCGTTCTTCACGACCAAGCCGGTCGGGGCGGGAACGGGACTGGGGCTTTCCGTTTCCTACTTCATTATCGCGCAGCACCATGGCGGCGAGATGTTTGTGGAGTCTGCACCGGGCAGAGGCACCCGCTTTACCATCCGTCTGCCTGTATACGGTGTTATGCCGGGTGGGCAGCCTCTGTAG